In the Thermodesulfobacteriota bacterium genome, one interval contains:
- a CDS encoding ribbon-helix-helix protein, CopG family, protein MATQMLIRMDPELKDRLSRLARAEGTTTSQMVRGLIEDYVKERDISGYIDDLWSRIGDKLRDKGVTPGSIEEAVKEVRKNRP, encoded by the coding sequence ATGGCGACACAGATGCTTATAAGGATGGACCCCGAACTCAAGGACAGACTCTCCAGGCTTGCCCGTGCCGAGGGCACGACCACCAGCCAGATGGTCCGGGGGCTTATCGAAGACTACGTAAAGGAGAGGGACATAAGCGGATATATCGACGACCTGTGGAGCAGAATCGGCGACAAGCTGAGGGATAAAGGCGTAACGCCGGGGTCTATAGAGGAGGCCGTGAAAGAAGTCAGAAAAAACCGCCCGTGA
- a CDS encoding putative toxin-antitoxin system toxin component, PIN family: MRVVIDTNVFVSSFLGGNPRRIIDLWKDQKIILCLSADILDEYVEVLNRIGLKDEDELAELLSLFSSGSNILFTTKTPDIKVIESDPDDDKFIACAVALKADYIITGDKAVLHIEKYMGIKIVTPKEFLKSAD, from the coding sequence GTGAGGGTCGTTATCGACACGAACGTCTTTGTCTCGTCCTTCCTCGGCGGAAACCCGAGAAGGATAATAGACCTCTGGAAGGACCAAAAGATAATCCTCTGCCTCTCGGCCGACATCCTCGATGAATATGTAGAGGTCTTAAACAGAATAGGTCTCAAGGACGAAGACGAACTCGCGGAGTTACTCTCGCTCTTCTCAAGCGGCTCCAACATACTCTTTACGACAAAAACACCTGATATAAAGGTAATCGAGAGCGACCCTGACGACGACAAGTTCATAGCATGCGCGGTCGCGTTAAAGGCGGACTACATTATAACGGGAGATAAAGCGGTGCTGCATATAGAAAAGTATATGGGAATAAAGATAGTGACGCCGAAGGAATTTCTGAAAAGTGCAGACTGA